A genomic region of Cyprinus carpio isolate SPL01 chromosome B13, ASM1834038v1, whole genome shotgun sequence contains the following coding sequences:
- the fignl1 gene encoding LOW QUALITY PROTEIN: fidgetin-like protein 1 (The sequence of the model RefSeq protein was modified relative to this genomic sequence to represent the inferred CDS: inserted 1 base in 1 codon) gives MSSAHLDEWQRRSFDISSGSCTPEQTADAYRAHVLSIQYAWASTELSPAGAASLLRTYSERYAAVLDSDDPHTGLNNYAESALHLARNQKNHSDKWESSLTFENVFNLPCVQRMMQARSKEGALLVDPADVNITVGGEVSRGNEKGSTVSGPPPGLKREPLAHGPAVPPPRAELGRGVSNPLSGAVEWARGLEGAPPHMSLAQNAPKAPTGSTPMFGHNIFSSTGNAIVSQSSVGCTSIQNAXKSQPSFPPHTNPSKRKNFYSSGTESNRSSFPSQGEQEPRGRGRRGEEGVSTNFRSAREQFIVDQQKKHSHQGQRGSAANAAAITKKCLGANRSRGASSKFVPPMPRQEEEGNSKENAPQDMQPVDERLKNFEPKIIELIMSEIMDHGPPVAWDEIAGLEFAKATIKEIVVWPMLRPDIFTGLRGPPKGILLFGPPGTGKTLIGKCIACQSGATFFSISASSLTSKWVGEGEKMVRALFAIARCHQPAVIFIDEIDSLLSQRTDGEHDSSRRIKTEFLVQLDGAATSAEDRILVVGATNRPQEIDEAARRRLAKRLYIPLPEAEARRQIVTNLMSHEKSQLGADEMEKVVQGTEGFSGADMTQLCREAALGPIRSICLSDIATISAEQVRPILYSDFQEALKTVRPSVSSKDLELYEEWNKTFGCGR, from the exons ATGAGCAGCGCACACCTGGACGAGTGGCAGAGGAGGTCCTTTGACATTTCGTCTGGCTCCTGCACACCTGAACAGACGGCCGATGCTTACCGGGCACACGTCCTGTCCATTCAGTATGCATGGGCGAGTACTGAGCTCTCTCCGGCCGGAGCTGCCAGCCTGCTCAGGACCTACTCGGAGCGATACGCCGCTGTCCTGGACTCAGACGACCCACACACAGGGCTAAACAACTATGCAGAGAGTGCACTGCACCTGGCCCGCAATCAAAAGAACCATAGTGACAAATGGGAGTCGTCCCTGACATTTGAAAATGTGTTCAACCTGCCGTGCGTGCAACGGATGATGCAGGCCAGGTCAAAAGAAGGCGCTCTCCTGGTAGATCCGGCAGATGTTAACATCACTGTTGGTGGTGAAGTCAGCAGGGGAAATGAGAAAGGCAGCACTGTCTCTGGTCCTCCTCCTGGATTAAAACGAGAGCCTCTGGCTCATGGGCCCGCTGTGCCTCCACCTAGAGCTGAGTTGGGAAGGGGGGTCAGTAACCCACTTAGCGGTGCTGTAGAGTGGGCCAGAGGACTTGAAGGAGCCCCTCCTCATATGTCTCTGGCACAAAATGCTCCAAAAGCTCCAACAGGGTCTACGCCTATGTTTGGCCATAACATTTTCAGTTCCACAGGCAATGCTATTGTGTCTCAGTCTAGTGTGGGTTGCACAAGtatacaaaatg caaaaagccAGCCTTCTTTCCCTCCACACACAAACCCCTCCAAGAGGAAGAACTTCTACAGCTCAGGAACTGAAAGCAACAGAAGCTCATTCCCATCACAAGGCGAGCAGGAACCGCGAGGGAGGGGACGGAGAGGAGAGGAAGGTGTCAGCACTAATTTTAGATCAGCACGAGAGCAGTTCATCGTTGACCAGCAAAAAAAGCATTCCCATCAGGGTCAGAGAGGCTCCGCGGCCAACGCTGCTGCAATCACCAAGAAATGCCTTGGGGCGAATCGGTCTCGTGGGGCGTCCTCCAAATTCGTCCCTCCCATGCCAAGGCAAGAGGAAGAGGGCAACTCAAAGGAAAATGCACCACAAGACATGCAACCTGTTGATGAGCGACTAAAGAACTTTGAGCCCAAAATCATTGAACTTATCATGAGTGAGATCATGGACCATGGCCCCCCAGTAGCTTGGGATGAAATTGCTGGCCTGGAGTTTGCCAAAGCCACAATCAAAGAGATCGTAGTGTGGCCCATGTTAAGACCTGATATATTTACTGGCCTCAGAGGTCCACCTAAAGGCATTCTTCTCTTTGGTCCTCCAGGCACTGGTAAAACACTTATAGGGAAGTGCATAGCGTGTCAGTCGGGAGCCACTTTTTTCAGCATCAGCGCTTCGTCACTCACTTCAAAGTGGGTTGGGGAAGGCGAGAAGATGGTACGGGCGCTCTTTGCCATCGCCCGGTGCCACCAACCTGCCGTCATCTTTATTGATGAGATCGATTCCCTTCTTTCTCAACGCACAGATGGAGAGCACGACTCATCCCGTCGGATCAAAACCGAATTTCTTGTTCAGCTGGATGGAGCCGCCACCTCAGCAGAAGATCGCATCCTGGTTGTTGGTGCCACCAATCGGCCACAAGAGATTGATGAAGCAGCTCGCCGTCGCCTGGCCAAGCGACTCTACATCCCTCTCCCAGAGGCTGAGGCTCGCCGGCAGATAGTGACTAACCTCATGTCCCATGAGAAAAGCCAGCTGGGAGCAGATGAGATGGAGAAAGTGGTGCAGGGCACAGAGGGCTTTTCAGGGGCAGATATGACACAGCTGTGTCGCGAAGCAGCCCTAGGCCCCATCCGAAGCATTTGTCTAAGTGACATTGCTACCATCTCGGCAGAACAGGTTCGGCCGATACTCTACAGTGACTTCCAGGAGGCTCTAAAAACAGTGCGGCCCAGTGTTTCTTCTAAAGATTTGGAGTTATATGAAGAGTGGAACAAGACATTTGGCTGTGGTCGCTGA